In Lonchura striata isolate bLonStr1 chromosome 32, bLonStr1.mat, whole genome shotgun sequence, a single window of DNA contains:
- the POLR3D gene encoding DNA-directed RNA polymerase III subunit RPC4 has product MAEGGSGSSGSPGSARPGLRGVLGRRPSAAPQLGPGRLPSIRSRDLTLGGVKKKTFAPNIISRKIKEEPREDVSVKKEKKERERQRDGHGRGRSRPEVIQSHSIFEQGPAEMMKKKAGSWDRAVDVSDFGPSHIINIKKEKRETDEETKQILRMLQKDDFLDDPGLKNDIRNKPVQLPLAHSGWLFKEEAAEQEEAQPWLPASKEEKMELDVPAVKVKEEPREEEPRPAQPKGPPGFPRAVAAAELLQRLSLAAEEELLFLQLPDTLPGQPPSHDTKPCKAELHSEDGQVLLVKQEKSQEAKQAENTCTLADLPEGQVGKLLIRKSGKVQLVLGKVTLDVTMGTPCSFLQELVSVGIGDNRTGEMIVLGHVRHKLVCSPDFEALLEHRHR; this is encoded by the exons ATGGCCGAGGGTGGCTCTGGCAGCTCGGGCTcgccgggcagcgcccgccCGGGGCTCCGGGGGGTGCTGGGCCGGCGCCCCAGCGCCGCCCCCCAACTCGGCCCCGGCCGCCTGCCCTCCATCCGCTCCCGCGACCTCACCCTGGGCGGCGTCAAAAAG AAAACCTTTGCCCCCAACATCATCAGCAGGAAGATCAAGGAGGA GCCCCGCGAGGACGTGTCggtgaagaaggagaagaaggagcgCGAGCGGCAGCGGGacgggcacggccggggccgcAGCCGGCCCGAGGTCATCCAGTCCCACTCCATCTTCGAGCAGGGCCCTGCTGAGATGATGAAGAAGAAGG CAGGCTCCTGGGACAGGGCCGTGGACGTATCCGACTTCGGCCCTTCCCACATCATCAACATCaagaaggagaagagggagACGGACGAGGAGACCAAGCAGATCCTGCGGATGCTGCAGAAGGACGAT TTCCTGGATGACCCGGGGCTGAAGAACGACATCCGGAACAAGCCGGTGCAGCTGCCCCTGGCCCACTCGGGGTGGCTCTTCAAGGAGGAGGCGGCCGAGCAGGAGGAGGCGCAGCCGTGGCTCCCTGCCTCCAAGGAGGAGAAGATGGAGCTGGACGTGCCGGCGGTGAAAG TGAAGGAAGAGCCGCGGGAGGAGGAGCCCAGGCCCGCCCAGCCCAAGGGGCCGCCCGGCTTCCCGCGGGCCGTGGCCGCGGCCGAGCTGCTGCAGCGGCTGAGCCTGGCGGCcgaggaggagctgctgttcctgcagctccccgACACCCTGCCCGGCCAGCCCCCCAGCCACGACACCAAACCCTGCAAAGCCGAGCTGCACAGCGAGGACGGCCAGGTGCTGCTGGTGAAGCAGGAGAAGAGCCAG GAGGCGAAGCAGGCTGAGAACACCTGCACCCTGGCCGACCTCCCCGAGGGCCAGGTGGGGAAGCTGCTCATCCGAAAATCAGGAaaagtgcagctggtgctgggcaAGGTCACCCTGGACGTGACCATGGGCACCCCCTGCTCCTTCCTACAG GAGCTGGTGTCCGTCGGCATCGGGGACAACCGCACGGGCGAGATGATCGTGCTGGGCCACGTCAGGCACAAACTCGTCTGCTCCCCGGATTTCGAGGCTCTCCTGGAGCACCGGCACCGGTAG
- the PHYHIP gene encoding phytanoyl-CoA hydroxylase-interacting protein, giving the protein MELLSTPKNIEINNITCDSFRISWAMEKGDLERVTHYFIDLNKKENKNSNKFKHRDVPTKLVAKAVPLPMTVRGHWFLSPRTEYSVAVQTAVKQSDGEYLVSGWSETVEFCTGDYAKEHLAQLQEKAELIAGRMLRFSVFYRNQHKEYFQHVRMHCGNVMKPSLKDNSGSHGSPTSGMLHGIFFSCNTEFNTGQPPQDSPYGRYRFQIPAQRLFNPNTNLYFADFYCMYTAYHYVVLVLAPKGSSGDLFCRERLPQLDISSNKFLTCCVEEGELVYRHAQDSILEVIYTEPVDLSLGVLGEISGHQLMSLSTANAKKDPSCKTCNISVGR; this is encoded by the exons atggagctgctgtccACCCCCAAAAACATCGAGATCAACAACATCACCTGCGATTCCTTCCGCATCTCCTGGGCTATGGAGAAGGGGGACCTGGAGAGGGTCACCCACTACTTCATCGACCTCAACAAGAAGGAGAACAAGAATTCCAACAAGTTCAAGCACCGG GATGTCCCCACCAAGCTGGTGGCCAAGGCGGTGCCGCTGCCCATGACGGTGCGGGGCCACTGGTTCCTGAGCCCCCGCACCGAGTACAGCGTGGCCGTGCAGACGGCGGTCAAGCAGAGCGACGGCGAGTACCTGGTGTCCGGCTGGAGCGAGACCGTGGAGTTCTGCACCGGGG ACTACGCCAAGGAGCACCTAGCCCAGCTGCAGGAGAAAGCAGAGCTGATTGCCGGCCGCATGCTGCGCTTCTCCGTCTTCTACCGCAACCAGCACAAGGAGTATTTCCAGCACGTCAG GATGCACTGCGGGAACGTGATGAAGCCGTCGCTGAAGGACAACAGCGGGAGCCACGGCTCGCCCACCAGCGGGATGCTGCACGGCATCTTCTTCAGCTGCAACACCGAGTTCAACACCGGGCAGCCCCCGCAGGACTCGCCCTACGGCCGCTACCGCTTCCAAATCCCGGCGCAGCGCCTCTTCAACCCCAACACCAACCTCTACTTCGCGGACTTCTACTGCATGTACACCGCCTACCACTACGTCGTGCTGGTCCTGGCGCCCAAGGGCTCCTCCGGGGATCTCTTCTGCCGGGAGCGCCTTCCCCAGCTGGACATTTCCTCCAACAAGTTCCTGACGTGCTGCGTGGAGGAGGGCGAGCTGGTGTACCGCCACGCCCAGGACAGCATCCTGGAGGTCATTTACACGGAGCCGGTGGACCTGAGCCTCGGCGTGCTGGGGGAGATCAGCGGCCACCAGCTCATGAGCCTCTCCACCGCCAACGCCAAAAAGGACCCCAGCTGCAAGACGTGCAACATCAGCGTGGGGCGTTAA